TCTGGAGCGGAATTACAAtgtaacctgatttcgcttgaaatgactttaTGTCATTTCGAGCGAAATTACACTCTAAGATCCACTTTTCCATTTccaagctccaatctaacctatctagacctaagactcgataaagATGCAGTAAActgacattcagtgcaccaacactttccttgttgcttcatttaacctTCTATAATCTATATATaccctccatcctgtgacggttctcgttggtattaattcattcttttcgttAGTTACTACcatcatacctcctttctttggacctacttggacgggacttacccaaggactatcagagatagggtagataagtccggcgtcaagtaatttgatgacttcatttttaaccacttcttggacatttggatttactctacgttgtggttgtattaccgatttgtagtcatcattcattaaaattttgtgtgtgcacatggaaggacttattcctttaatatctacaagcttccaagcgatcgcatttttgtgttttttcaaaagtttaattaatttttctttttctacactacttaatttagacgaaataattacatgtgatttaccatctttgtctagaaaagcatattccaaacctttcggaagttctttgagctcaagatgtgggtctttaggagactccttatttggttgctcattttgatcaagaactttaaaagtttgttctatggcgacctcttcttcaacaaagtggtcaatcttttcacttgtatcgggtggttcatcttcatcttcaattagggggtcattattgccaaaaggatatttcattgaacgctcaagatcgatgctccttttgaatgcccccaATTGAAGagatagattgttgtacttccggtttttcaaagcttcgtgggtttttacaaaaggtcgtcccaacactaaaggagcgtcatcgaggatgacaaagtcagttgggattaccatttgatttgtttgaaccaaaacatcctcaactacaccgattgattttattactttccgattggatagaaaaatgggtatttgaagtggagaaaaatcactaatacttaatttttcgaaaatgtaattaggcattatgttaacacaaagatctttatgaatcgtgacattactaataaaggaatcttgaaaaaaacatggaaccggtgtaatgttgatttcaaatggatcttcttttattagcaaagtttgatcgttagttaacttaatacttaccgtttcgtcaattttagtgttagtgtttaactcttttaaaaacttagcatgagtgggtactaaacaatgattttcaaaagaaggtgacaagagattaatttcttcaaaattagactcttctttaATTTTAACATtgacggactcacctttttcattgtttaactcatgtgtcagtttttcacttatttgttcttccatttttacctcttcaactatctattctttattacaagttaattcttctcttacgcgggactcctcttcccttgcgtgagattcttttatgtatcgctcgatagttttaaAGTGTTCTAATATCCTGTCGGTCACATCGGcaatagagtaaggatcgggattttcaaagcttgaatccggatgttcgatccttggttcctcatagcaTTCATATGAAGttgatggttcataccattgttcatcattgtaagtatatgatggataagggtcgtaattttgttcttcataatacccatatgaggtgggttgttcacgccatggttcctcataataagcatatgaaggtggtggctcatatcttggttcctcaaagtgtgagtatgaaggctcatatcttgattcatcaaaatatgagtatgagggagaaggttcatacctttggtcttcataggatgtgtatgaagtcgatggctcgtacctgggctcctcatagtaggtgtatgaagtggatggttgaaataagttacaatattgaaccgagtgcgggttaccacaattagtgcaatagtcttccctataatcatcctctccataggtgtagttgtagcctcctgagtattgatccataagaatcactcaacagaccacaacagagtcttgagaccagaaaacaaaaataacaacggaaacagaggctggacacggccccgtgttcaggttctgtatctgggcgttttaattaaaggttactggttttgtgcagcacgggggcgtgttcagtgaggaCGACCCCGTGTTTAGAcactgtatctgggtgtttttatGAAAAGTATGCAGCACGAcaccgtgttcagtgagcacggccccgtgttcaacctactgtaaatgcaaaactatctaaaatgcagaaaaatgtgagcgcgtttttaaaaaggttttgaaaaactgattaggccgtcgattttaagctttcttaaaatccttgtgtccccggcaacggcgccaaaaacttgatatgtgtgtggtgttatatatttttgatatatattttaagcccttttacacttttaaccaagttttaaatttataaaacacgatatttgctaacactaaacacacatatgggcaagtgcacccatcgtgagcgtagtatagggttggtaagataccaaggtcgtccaaggacacaagagcttttagtaccagtttatcctcaacgtctaatcaaatcaaaagttagaaaaaggtttttaaactagaaaaaaaaaaaaactaactaaaatgctgaaaaataaaataaaaacaaaaacagatagacaagatgaatcacttggatccgactcatgtgtagtgtaatctttgattatttccgcacttttgcactttttaagagattatcttagttattgtagtaggcccctcttttgaaggtgacgttaccctcaacccagtaatttgagtcagcaaggatacaatcctacagggtcggattattgaaagataattaattaagttattaatgcataatgtgctaggcccctcttttgaaggtgacgttaccctcggctaagtaatctgagtcagcagggatacagtcctaagtagtcgggttaaagttttaatagtagcttacatatgaggggatcaaagagtttggacccccgccatccaagaccggtgggtattgaaggaggtcctactaaatttgacctaggttcttgcaggatctatacactgaacaaggcaagactcttaccaaaccgttcccttaacccccgaccaggtagccaacatatctccatatagaccgtggagatatgaatggtgaaaatcttttattttatatagacagtaaaataattccaagacaccacggacaaacgataaggaataatcaccttcaacataagaaactagttactaaagtcattaatacataaccaaataaaaagtgcgaaaagattaaaaataaaaagtattacactaaacacttgtcttcaccaagtgatgtaagagacttaggcaaacatggcctttgattgtcaagaactcttacgatcaatcttggatcccaagacgactcacacactctatgatggatgatggatgatggtggtggatgatggtgttgtgatggtggtgatgggtgggtgaagtgtgagagaggtggtgtgccaagggatggtttgcaaatgagccaagcacccctatttatagcctgaacagcagctcgggcacgaccccgtgtccattgggcacagccccgtgtccatcctccttctctttcttcattaattgcaatttgtctgcattagttgaccacgcccccgtgtccgctgggtacgaccccgtgtgcagaagcgtatctgtactatcaagatttccctagattctgcgaatcttatagttgaccacggccccgtgtcagctgggcacgcccccgtggtaggtgatagaagcttctacaactttgtcttttctgcagacacttgggcacacccccgtgctcactgagcacggggcgtgttcaaccttctgttctcttgttttgcttgggaagatgctgtcggggggtcgggcatgccacatttgttccttttcttgtatttatgttagatttggctgcctttttgcttcttttgttcatttgaactcatttaatcctgaaaatacaaaaaggaagacaaaaacacactttttccaacattagtactaaaaagggttagttttatgccaaaattgatgtaatttatatgttgcattttgtgaaCATCAGCAGCCGAATGATATCTCCCCCGATCTGCAAAAATCCTCCATCGTGTTTAACACAGTCGGCTTTAGATCATCccaatattttttaaaaaacttcACAGAAAATCCATTCGGGCCTGGCGCTTTCCCACCATCGTAGCAACAAATTGCATACCAAATTTCATCGTGCGAGAAAGGCTGCACCAGGCTCGCAGCTTGATCAGAGGACAATTTAGGCAACCCCAAGTCTTGGAACTGAGGGCGTTGACGAATGGGTTCAGCAAAAAGCTTCTTGAACCACTTCCTAATCTCATCCTTAATAGTCTTTAGGTCAGTGACGCAACTAAAAAAGGAAGTTGGGGGAATAATGTCAGGCGGCTGTTTGCACTTTCCCATTGGTCCAGCCAAATTGCGATTTTGCCCAGTTTATTTATATTACCTATTACCTATAACTACAAAGAGAAAttgggggaatagtgccacacAACTAAAAAAGGAAGTTGGGGGAATAATGTCAGGCGACTGTTTGCCACTTTCCCATTGGtccagccaaattacgattttgcctcgtttaaatttatagttttgctatTAGTTTTGCTTTTTCTTTCTTTTAgccaaattatgattttgccgtCAACTCACATTTATAGTTTTgtcattgtttttgttttttttccctatcaaattatgattttgcccccagtATAAAATTCGTTTAAGTGATTTTTTtgacaaaactatggtagtgttttgtttaaTTGGTTGGCttgatgtaatttttattcgtgccaAGCGGTAGTTTTTCCGTCGTTTTAGTTTAGCAAAGTATGATATTGTTtcgttttaattggttgactcgatataatttttttgagatcatgttatgagtagtatgtacaagtaatcgAAACACAAATGTACAtcttatgagagagaaatattcggcttagtgTCCCGCAACGCGGGCAAGCTGCTGCCTGACACTCCCTCATTGGTCCAGGTatattacgattttaccccagttcaaattacgaatttgcccctgtTCAAAGTTACAATTTGCCCATGGTTAAAAATTATAGTATTGACATTGCTTTagcttttggcaaattacgaATTTACCCTAGcccaaaattacaattttgtctCCTATTAAAAAGTACAGtattgccatcgttttagttattttCAAAAGGTGTGCGGGGGAATAGTGCCAGACTGCTGCATGGCACTCCCCCATTAGCCCGGGTATGTTACGATTTTATCCACAGTTCAAAATTAAGAATTTGCCCTGTTCAAAGTTACGATTTTGACAATGGTTCAAAATTATAGTATTGCCATTGCTTTAGCTTTTGGTAAACTACGATTTTATCCCAGTCAAAAATTACAtatttgccctcagttcaaaattatagAATTACCaccgttttagttttttttaacaaaattataaaggtgttttgttttaattggttgactagATTTAATTTTTATTTGTGTCAAGGAGTTGCCTAAGATTGCTCACTagttaaaacaacaaaatcagaGTCCGGTtgtgataaaaaaaatatatataaataattagttAGCATTAAGTTGGTAGATTGATAAGGGCTTGCATCCCCGTCTTAGTTAGCTTTAAGTTGGTAGCTTGATAAGGCTACAACCATCAGTGAGCTTTGAGAAAAGCTGATTGCCAAAaagtgaaaaaaataaaataaaaaatgcaTATTCAGCTCACGACCAAGTTGGCACAATAATCTTGGTTGttgattttttattattaaatcaATGCCTTGGCTTATAATTGGTTCTTTTATAATTATGTTTTTAATTTTAGGTTTATCATAAATAATTCTAgctaaaacatgattttctttaataactttttagtatttaattattaaaaaaatctgaaaacACAGTATTGTTTAACTTTTTTTGTGAACATATCGATATAAATTTTATCAAAAACCGAGTTCattcgaaaaaaaaaatattttttaattaattttttttataaaaaatgcatATATCTTTGTTTTCCACATGTTGTAACTTGtttgtaattttgttaactatgTATGATGAATGtatgtgtttttttattaaaattttttttatattgttCTTATTTATTTTGCTTTTAAAACAAATCGGTTTTAAATGAAAATAttaattgtaattatttttaaggCATTTATGGATAACTAATaagcataaaaatatatatttaatataaaatgTTTTAAAGGTTGGGTTGTGAATGTGAGTAAAAggtagggatggcaatcaaatccgaacccgctgggtaaacccgaaacccgacacactTGGGACaggtttggggtcggttaatcgggtttgggacgggtttgggaatagtttttatttttttcgcgggtttgggacgggtttgggatttagtgatatacccgtttacccgacccaattacccgataaagtgtatcCGTTTACCGGATTGTATACCCGACATAATttctttaatattattaaatatgtatatatatgatacatccattttttacacatataggtattctattccgtatacattgtagttatttgatatatatttttataatgacaatacaaaatgtaaccggttagtagttacccgataaatacccaatgggttttgagatgagtatactcaacgagtaatctttttaaattaacggattttacccgaaacccgtgggtatacccgatacccgatgggtatttacccgctagaaacccgacgggttttgggacgggtttgggactagcttatctaaccgggtttgggtttgggtttgggtttgggattacctaaacccgtcccaaacccgacccattgtcaTCCCTAGTAAAAGGTTGAAGTAGGTTGGGTTGTGTAGAtggaagagagagaaattagttttttattaaaaagttgGGTTGGAGTTGGTTGTGAATGGAGATAACctaagagcattctcatccaaaccatcaaaatctgtgtggggggtttttaaaatataagaagtataaaaagtggttgtgagtgaaggaaagagaaaatgttactgttcaatTGTATATTTGGGGGGATACTATTCACCCCCTatacttttttaatatatattgaaagtggttgtgagtggagaagagagaaaatgtaatatatattgaaaatgagagagaaaaagtatttgtttttagtggaaatatattgatatagaagttgttttttagtggaatgtatgtatatttttatctCCCTCTCAAATAAGTTTGGACTCCAAACAGACATCAAGTGGGCAACTTCATTCATTGGGCTGTGCAGCCCAAAGCCTTCACAAATCCGCTAATTCAGTTATATTTCATTTTGTCATCAGACAAATCTTCCCATAATCTTTTCCACAACTAATCACTGTCATCAGACAAATCTTCCCATAATCTTTTTCACAAATTATCACGTTACCTCCTATCACAATGTGACACTAAAAAAAGAATCAATTCAATATAAAAATTAATGCATTTTAAACACCATAAACATGTATAGTGTATATAAAAATGTACCCGTTTGTATGCAACATATGTCATTGCAATGCAAGCGCCTCTCTCTAGATAATCTGGCATTAAAAAAAACATCATAAACATGCAAAAGTGTATATATAAAATGTACCCATTGGTATGCCATATGCAACATATATCTATGCAAATGCCTCTCTGATCATGATTTAACAAGTGTATCAACTATGCCTTTCAGCATGGAAGTTTTAATCTTCTCTTTTCTTCCCTTTGTTCTTGCCGTAATTCTTTTAAAAACATATATTTCTTCTTCAAAATCCCACAAACGCCTACCACCATCTCCCCCAAAGCTACCACTAATTGGAAACCTTCACCAACTAGGCTCGAGCCCACACCGTACCCTTCAGGTGATGGCTCAGACGTATGGTCCACTCATGTTGATTCACCTTGGTACTGTGCCGATACTTATAGCCTCCTCTGTTGGTGCAGCTCGAGAGATCCTGAAAACCCATGATGTAACATTTGCAAGCAGACCGAAACTAAACATCCCTAGTAGAATATCTTATGCCTCCAAGGACATAGCTTTCTCACCATATGGAGAGTATTGGAGGCACGTAAAGAGCATTGCGGTGCTCCATCTTTTAAGCAACAAAAGGGTTCAGTCTTATCGATACGTGAGAGAGGAGGAGATGTCTCTTATGATGGAAAAGATTCGAAGAGATGGTAAATTGGTTGTTAATTTGAGCGAGTTACTTGTTTCGCTTACAAACAATGTAGTTTGTAGGGTATCTTTGGGGAAGAGATATGATGGGAGGAATTTTAAGAACTTGTTAGAAAGGACTATGACAGTGTTGGGAAGTTTTAGTGTTGGGAGTTATATTCCATCACTAAGATGGGTTGATAAGTTGAGTGGATTAGAGAAGAAAGTTGATGAATTTGTTAAGGAATTCGATGAATTTTTAGAGGGTGTTATCATTGAACATGAACAAAAGAAAGAAGTAGGTGCTCAAGGCCCTGATCTTGTTGATATCTTATTAGAAATTCAAAGAGATAACTTGACAGGTTTTAGTATTGAGAGAGATACGATCAAGGCTATCGTCATGGTaacatttctttctttctttctttcttttgaaTCATACATATGCGCCAACACGTTTAGTTTTTTTACAAGTATGGTTGCATTGAATTCATGACCATATTATTTGCACGAAAATTCTTATTTTAATCAAACACCCTTGAACTATTATTGACAATTATGGTTAAAATCTTATTACTTATTATAGATTATACATTATAGATATCACGAATGTGAAAATTATATTGCCATTAATATTATATTCTGCTTAGATGtcgacgtttttttttttttttttttttttaacagtaAACTAGTGGAATTAAAACAAACTCaatacgattacaaactaatGTCGACGTTAATTAGCCAAGTATAGATATTGACCAAAACTTTAATGATATTGCATCTTTTAGGATAAAAGACATCACAAAAATTTCCCTCATTCATGCTAACCGTTTCATACAACATCCAAATCTCTTTGTTCGACTATTGGTTCATGCAGGACTTGTTTAGTGCTGGAACCGATACAACATTCACAAGCCTACAATGGGCAATCTGCGAGCTATTAAGGCACCCACAAGCAATGAAAGAAATGCAACAAGAAGCCTTGAAAATAGGCCAAGGAAGATCAATGATTGTGGAAGACGACTTAGAAAAAATGCCCTACCTAAAAGCCGTCCTCAAAGAAACCCTACGACTACACACTCCAAATCCATTGCTTGTTCCTCGTGAATCAACACAAGACGTCAAACTACTCGGCTATGACATTCCATCCGGCACACAAGTGTTCATCAATGCATGGGCTATAGCAAGGGATCCTTCAGTGTGGGAGGCACCCGAGGAGTTTAGACCAGAGAGGTTTTTGAACAAACCTATCGATTATAAAGGGTTTCATTTCGAATTTTTACCATTTGGTGCAGGACGAAGAGGCTGTCCAGGTATTCAATTTGCAATGACTGTTAACGAGCTCGTTTTGGCTAATTTGGTGTACAAGTTTGATTTATCTTTGATGGGGGAAGATGAATTGGACATGAGTGAGACATTTGGTATTACAGTTCATAAGAAGTCTCCTATACTAGTCTCAACAACTCCTCGTTCTTAAGTGGGAATTCGTGTTTCATATCCACATGTTTCTtgatatatttaataaaataacatGTTTCATATTCTgtgaaacttcttatttcaaaataaATGTGGTATACTAGTGTCAGCTAGTCTTATTTCATAAGAAGTGCCATGTTTTAATTAAGTGGGCATTGTTGATTATCTACTTGTCGGTCTCTGTAGCTCTTCAGTCGGATAAACGTACATAATCTTTGGATAAACGACCACTAGTCCAATTCACTCAAACCTTTTGCTCATCTACTACTTCTTCTTGTTAAACATGACAAGATTACACGCGCAACTTAGTTGGAAACATTGACCGGTTCCCTTCTTTTTGTGCACGCTAGTTTGGGTAGAGAGGCACATCCTCAAGCCAATATGTACATCATAAACTTACATTTTCATGAAGCTCATATGTAGGCGGCTTAATTGTATCAACGTTACGGTGTTCATATACACACGTGTATATATAGCCGGCGGTTACGTAAAGTGTCTAATGAGAAGTGTATTAAGTCCATCTCAACCATTGGTCTCGATACTCAATGCATCTAAAAAATGCGATGACAATTTTGTAGAAAAATATCTAATTAGTGGGTGGAATGGCATTTTTGTCAACTCATTGACTGcttaaaacaaaataaacatgtaatCACACGAATTTTCAAGAAATAAACCCTTTTAGACGTTCGGTAACAAAATctaacaaaaaaaaacactcattTCTAACTCATTTCCGCTTAGCTTCATATACATGCGTGATTATTTCTATTTTAAGGGGTAGTGGTAGGGGCGTGAATTTTCGACACGACAcgaaaacccgacacgaacctaacacgact
This genomic stretch from Helianthus annuus cultivar XRQ/B chromosome 8, HanXRQr2.0-SUNRISE, whole genome shotgun sequence harbors:
- the LOC110873737 gene encoding 3-beta-hydroxylase; translation: MPFSMEVLIFSFLPFVLAVILLKTYISSSKSHKRLPPSPPKLPLIGNLHQLGSSPHRTLQVMAQTYGPLMLIHLGTVPILIASSVGAAREILKTHDVTFASRPKLNIPSRISYASKDIAFSPYGEYWRHVKSIAVLHLLSNKRVQSYRYVREEEMSLMMEKIRRDGKLVVNLSELLVSLTNNVVCRVSLGKRYDGRNFKNLLERTMTVLGSFSVGSYIPSLRWVDKLSGLEKKVDEFVKEFDEFLEGVIIEHEQKKEVGAQGPDLVDILLEIQRDNLTGFSIERDTIKAIVMDLFSAGTDTTFTSLQWAICELLRHPQAMKEMQQEALKIGQGRSMIVEDDLEKMPYLKAVLKETLRLHTPNPLLVPRESTQDVKLLGYDIPSGTQVFINAWAIARDPSVWEAPEEFRPERFLNKPIDYKGFHFEFLPFGAGRRGCPGIQFAMTVNELVLANLVYKFDLSLMGEDELDMSETFGITVHKKSPILVSTTPRS